A window from Actinomycetospora corticicola encodes these proteins:
- a CDS encoding NUDIX hydrolase, with translation MPPSPRRPADRRRRGPRRRMRTVDEFSAGGLVVDAERGCAALIGRLDRRGRLLWSLPKGHIEEGETAEQAAVREVEEETGIIATVQAPLGSIDYWFVAEDRRVHKTVQHFLLAARGGELSDEDVEVTEVAWVPLTELGSRLAYADERRLVRLAAEILEESA, from the coding sequence ATGCCCCCGTCGCCACGTCGACCCGCCGACCGCCGTCGGCGCGGTCCGCGGCGGCGGATGCGGACGGTCGACGAGTTCTCCGCGGGCGGCCTGGTCGTCGACGCCGAGCGGGGGTGCGCCGCGCTCATCGGCCGGCTCGACCGGCGCGGCCGGCTGCTGTGGTCGCTGCCGAAGGGCCACATCGAGGAGGGCGAGACGGCCGAGCAGGCGGCGGTGCGTGAGGTCGAGGAGGAGACCGGCATCATCGCGACCGTGCAGGCCCCGCTCGGCAGCATCGACTACTGGTTCGTCGCCGAGGACCGTCGGGTGCACAAGACGGTGCAGCACTTCCTGCTCGCGGCGCGCGGCGGGGAGCTCTCCGACGAGGACGTCGAGGTCACGGAGGTGGCCTGGGTGCCGCTCACCGAGCTCGGCTCGCGGCTCGCCTACGCCGACGAACGCCGACTCGTGCGGCTGGCGGCGGAGATCCTGGAGGAGTCCGCGTGA
- the murJ gene encoding murein biosynthesis integral membrane protein MurJ, which yields MTGRSGRGTDTPATHDADGHVVVPPPPAPVDDPPPARRPPGPPVPPVPPGPAAHPGQPVPPGHAGQPVPPGQAAHSGQPGRPGPAGPPRTPGDDPEAHTRPTATPGPAGAPGGIPSGGPPPLAPVGPDAGHPSPPPPGRPAGPPAPPPGRPAGPPPVPPPAAPSGRPGPAASRTPPAPPRAAVPPLGAAPLPGPTPSPGPLPSGPAAAGPPRPVDPGATRPISARDAVTVPARALPADAPPRTGRPPARVEEATTRLGALPGVDAATVRAAPLASWTVGDSPDETVLLPRPPLEQDAPAVPAPRSPSDDRDDSSLVKASGGMAIATLVSRLTGFLRTLALAATLGLGLVGSSFNIANTLPNIIFELLLGGVLTSVVIPVLVRAAKEDGDDGDAFAQKLLSGAAVALFVATTAATIAAPLLVRPYISDPQDVELAARFAYLLLPQIFFYGMGALFGAILNARAVFGPAAWAPVLNNVVCLIALAIYWVLPSPPGDGISTTQLLVVGVGSTLGIVLQAAVMLPAMRRTGFHWRWRFGWDQRLSAFGGLAAWVVGYVVVSQIGLTVITRVAFAADAGGPAIYSYAWLLIQVPYGVLGVSLLTALMPRMSAAAANGRIDQVVADLSLGSRLSTVTLLPISAILTVFGTPLGVAMFSLGKSGAASAGTLGTALACSAFGLLPMAVTMLQLRVFYAMADARTPTLIMVMMTAVKVPLAYLCPVLLAPDQVVLGLAAVNAFGFVVGLVVGDVWLRIRLGRLDTRRVLRTMMLTGLASVMAVLVAVMLVTLLERVLPGGGTVAHAWLTVTVGGVVSLLVVVVAMRLLRVPELDPVVSRLRRLVGR from the coding sequence ATGACCGGCCGCTCCGGGCGCGGGACCGACACCCCCGCGACGCACGACGCCGACGGGCACGTCGTCGTGCCACCGCCGCCCGCGCCGGTCGACGACCCGCCCCCGGCCCGCCGTCCCCCGGGACCGCCCGTGCCGCCCGTGCCGCCCGGCCCGGCCGCCCACCCCGGTCAGCCCGTTCCTCCTGGCCACGCCGGTCAGCCCGTTCCGCCCGGCCAGGCCGCCCACTCCGGTCAGCCCGGCCGCCCCGGTCCGGCCGGGCCGCCCCGTACGCCCGGCGACGACCCCGAGGCCCACACCCGGCCCACCGCCACTCCCGGACCGGCCGGGGCGCCGGGCGGAATCCCGTCCGGGGGTCCGCCTCCGCTCGCGCCGGTCGGCCCCGACGCCGGGCACCCGTCCCCGCCGCCGCCCGGTCGGCCCGCTGGCCCGCCCGCCCCGCCTCCGGGGCGTCCCGCGGGTCCGCCGCCGGTGCCGCCTCCCGCCGCACCGTCAGGTCGGCCCGGTCCCGCCGCGTCCCGGACGCCGCCCGCACCCCCGCGGGCCGCCGTGCCACCACTCGGTGCCGCCCCCCTGCCCGGGCCGACACCGTCGCCCGGCCCGCTCCCGTCCGGCCCCGCCGCCGCAGGCCCCCCGCGGCCCGTCGACCCGGGGGCCACGCGGCCGATCTCGGCCCGCGACGCGGTCACGGTGCCCGCCCGGGCGCTCCCGGCCGACGCCCCGCCGCGCACCGGCCGCCCGCCCGCCCGGGTCGAGGAGGCGACGACACGACTCGGCGCGCTGCCCGGCGTGGACGCCGCGACCGTCCGTGCGGCGCCGCTGGCCTCCTGGACGGTGGGCGACTCGCCCGACGAGACCGTCCTCCTGCCCCGGCCGCCCCTCGAGCAGGACGCGCCCGCGGTCCCGGCGCCGCGGTCCCCGAGCGACGACCGGGACGACTCGTCGTTGGTCAAGGCCTCCGGCGGCATGGCGATCGCCACCCTCGTGAGCCGCCTGACCGGCTTCCTGCGCACCCTCGCGCTGGCCGCGACGCTCGGGCTCGGCCTGGTCGGCAGCTCGTTCAACATCGCGAACACGCTGCCGAACATCATCTTCGAGCTGCTGCTCGGCGGCGTGCTCACGAGCGTCGTCATCCCGGTGCTCGTCCGTGCGGCGAAGGAGGACGGCGACGACGGGGACGCCTTCGCCCAGAAGCTGCTCTCCGGGGCGGCGGTGGCCCTGTTCGTCGCGACCACCGCGGCGACGATCGCGGCCCCGTTGCTGGTCCGGCCCTACATCTCCGACCCGCAGGACGTCGAACTCGCGGCCCGCTTCGCCTACCTCCTGTTGCCCCAGATCTTCTTCTACGGGATGGGCGCGCTGTTCGGGGCGATCCTCAACGCCCGGGCGGTGTTCGGACCCGCGGCCTGGGCGCCCGTGCTCAACAACGTCGTCTGCCTGATCGCCCTCGCGATCTACTGGGTGCTCCCGAGCCCGCCCGGGGACGGCATCAGCACCACGCAGCTGCTCGTCGTGGGCGTCGGCAGCACGCTCGGCATCGTCCTGCAGGCCGCCGTGATGCTGCCGGCCATGCGCCGCACCGGCTTCCACTGGCGGTGGCGCTTCGGGTGGGACCAGCGGCTGTCGGCCTTCGGGGGTCTCGCCGCCTGGGTCGTCGGTTACGTGGTGGTCAGCCAGATCGGCCTCACCGTGATCACCCGCGTCGCGTTCGCCGCGGACGCCGGCGGTCCTGCGATCTACTCGTACGCCTGGCTGCTCATCCAGGTGCCCTACGGCGTGCTCGGGGTCTCGCTGCTGACCGCCCTGATGCCCCGGATGAGCGCGGCCGCCGCGAACGGCCGGATCGACCAGGTGGTGGCCGACCTCTCGCTCGGCTCCCGCCTCTCCACGGTCACGCTGCTCCCGATCAGCGCCATCCTCACCGTCTTCGGCACCCCGCTCGGCGTCGCGATGTTCTCGCTCGGCAAGTCGGGGGCCGCGTCCGCGGGCACCCTGGGCACCGCGCTCGCCTGCTCGGCGTTCGGGCTGCTGCCGATGGCCGTGACCATGCTCCAGCTGCGCGTGTTCTACGCGATGGCCGACGCCCGCACCCCGACGCTGATCATGGTCATGATGACGGCGGTGAAGGTGCCGCTCGCGTACCTCTGCCCCGTCCTGCTGGCCCCCGACCAGGTGGTCCTCGGGCTCGCGGCGGTCAACGCCTTCGGGTTCGTGGTGGGGCTCGTCGTCGGCGACGTCTGGCTGCGCATCCGGTTGGGTCGGCTCGACACCCGCCGCGTGCTGCGCACCATGATGCTGACGGGGCTGGCCTCGGTGATGGCCGTGCTCGTCGCGGTCATGCTCGTGACGCTCCTGGAGCGGGTGCTGCCGGGCGGCGGGACCGTCGCCCACGCCTGGCTCACGGTGACCGTCGGCGGGGTGGTGTCCCTGCTCGTGGTCGTCGTCGCCATGCGGCTGCTCCGCGTGCCGGAGCTCGACCCGGTGGTGTCCCGGCTGCGGCGGCTCGTCGGCCGCTGA
- a CDS encoding protein kinase family protein, translating into MSARRVPSPSPARTGSGAVADPAEDAAAVETDAATGTNGTNGTRATTPDHEPGRDADGDADEDSPTTAVPPVASPSTPAGSTGSKPAPGIDGPTTFLPDAARRGGTGGRTASRTGSSRGGRRPTPPPGPRPPSSGPIPVGPRGALVPGTVIADRYRLVAEVGRDRAADAALWKARDTTLERDVAMTLLVGGWQADARASSALSRATRSAHFAHRHAARVLDVIQPGSSRLPTGVLGAAVAEWTPGRDLAELVAGGPLSPSAALRVVEPLAQAVADAHRAGLVLGLDHPQRVRVTARASARLAFPMPRGDAEVDDDVRGLGAILYLLLTGRWPSTDGSTPAGLTAAPRTSAGGIAPVRDLRPALPVGLAALVDRTLDATGGIRTAAAVHGLVRQLREGAEDDGVLLPLTEDGVQLADDDGAVWHPDDSEGERRDPDTRRKLRIGVTLLVVAVLAIVAFVAFQAVSLLGGGPSSGPPLVIPTSAAPAPAPTAAQNPAVPAVPAAPGTPVQLASIAVYDPSGNPDNPDRVGRAADNDPSTTWSTSDYRQQFPALKPGIGLMTTFRAPSRPTQVIVRSPSPGTTIEIRSAAAPNLPLAQTQLLGTGTVSGDTLTIPLQAGAPTSNLLVWITALGQSDGQYASEIAEVTVIGGS; encoded by the coding sequence GTGAGCGCACGGCGCGTGCCGAGCCCGTCCCCCGCGCGGACGGGATCCGGGGCCGTCGCCGATCCGGCCGAGGACGCCGCCGCCGTCGAGACCGACGCCGCGACCGGGACCAACGGCACGAACGGGACGCGCGCGACCACGCCCGACCACGAGCCCGGTCGGGACGCGGACGGCGACGCCGACGAGGACTCCCCGACGACGGCGGTCCCGCCGGTGGCCTCGCCGTCCACGCCCGCCGGGTCGACCGGGTCGAAGCCCGCACCCGGGATCGACGGACCCACCACCTTCCTGCCCGACGCCGCCCGGCGCGGCGGCACCGGGGGCCGGACCGCGAGCCGCACCGGGTCGTCCCGGGGCGGCCGACGACCCACCCCGCCGCCGGGTCCGCGCCCGCCGTCGTCGGGACCGATCCCGGTCGGTCCCCGCGGCGCCCTCGTCCCCGGCACCGTGATCGCCGACCGCTACCGGCTCGTGGCCGAGGTCGGCCGCGACCGCGCCGCCGACGCCGCCCTGTGGAAGGCGCGGGACACCACGCTCGAGCGGGACGTGGCGATGACGCTGCTGGTCGGCGGCTGGCAGGCCGACGCCCGCGCGTCCTCCGCGCTCTCCCGCGCGACCCGGTCCGCGCACTTCGCGCACCGCCACGCCGCCCGCGTCCTCGACGTCATCCAGCCCGGCTCGAGCCGTCTGCCCACCGGGGTGCTGGGCGCCGCCGTGGCGGAATGGACGCCCGGCCGCGACCTCGCGGAGCTCGTCGCGGGGGGTCCGCTCTCGCCGAGCGCCGCCCTGCGGGTCGTCGAGCCGCTGGCGCAGGCGGTCGCGGACGCCCACCGGGCCGGGCTGGTCCTCGGTCTCGACCACCCGCAGCGGGTGCGGGTCACCGCGCGGGCGAGCGCCCGCCTGGCGTTCCCCATGCCGCGCGGCGACGCGGAGGTCGACGACGACGTCCGCGGACTCGGCGCGATCCTCTACCTGCTGCTGACCGGACGCTGGCCCTCCACCGACGGCTCGACCCCGGCCGGGCTGACGGCCGCCCCGCGCACGTCCGCCGGCGGGATCGCCCCGGTCCGGGACCTGCGCCCCGCCCTCCCCGTGGGGCTCGCCGCGCTGGTCGACCGCACGCTCGACGCCACCGGCGGGATCCGTACCGCCGCGGCGGTCCACGGGCTCGTCCGGCAGCTGCGCGAGGGCGCCGAGGACGACGGTGTGCTGCTGCCGCTCACCGAGGACGGCGTCCAGCTCGCGGACGACGACGGGGCGGTGTGGCACCCCGACGACTCCGAGGGCGAGCGCCGGGACCCCGACACCCGCCGCAAGCTGCGGATCGGGGTCACCCTGCTCGTGGTGGCGGTGCTGGCGATCGTCGCCTTCGTGGCCTTCCAGGCCGTCTCGCTGCTCGGCGGGGGCCCGTCGTCGGGACCTCCGCTGGTCATCCCGACCTCCGCCGCTCCCGCGCCCGCCCCCACCGCGGCGCAGAACCCGGCCGTGCCGGCGGTCCCGGCCGCACCGGGCACGCCCGTGCAGCTCGCGAGCATCGCCGTCTACGACCCCTCGGGAAACCCCGACAACCCCGACCGGGTCGGTCGTGCGGCCGACAACGACCCGTCGACGACGTGGTCGACCTCGGACTACCGGCAGCAGTTCCCGGCCCTCAAGCCCGGCATCGGACTGATGACGACCTTCCGGGCCCCGAGTCGGCCCACGCAGGTGATCGTGCGGTCCCCGAGCCCCGGCACCACCATCGAGATCCGGTCCGCGGCCGCGCCGAACCTGCCGCTGGCGCAGACCCAGCTGCTCGGCACCGGCACCGTCTCCGGGGACACCCTCACGATCCCGCTGCAGGCCGGGGCGCCCACCTCGAACCTGCTGGTCTGGATCACGGCGCTGGGCCAGTCCGACGGCCAGTACGCCAGCGAGATCGCCGAGGTGACGGTGATCGGCGGGAGCTGA
- the sigM gene encoding RNA polymerase sigma factor SigM, which yields MDDPRSDEALLAAHVAGDPTAFEELVRRYSERLWAFATRILRDSHDASDVVQEAFISAYRNASRWRGEATVTTWLHRIVHHASLDRLRRRRSRPAEPLTDALDLPLHRDPILDRERVLAVEEALGRLPLPQRAAVVLLDMEGMTVAEAAAVLEIKEGTVKSRAARGRYRLAQLLGHLRPEHDTAAHWSDGRPTARIAGNDPTPGDVQAPGGRTRSPSGGDR from the coding sequence GTGGACGACCCCCGCTCCGACGAGGCGCTGCTCGCCGCGCACGTCGCGGGGGACCCGACGGCCTTCGAGGAGCTGGTCCGGCGGTACTCCGAGCGGCTGTGGGCGTTCGCCACCCGCATCCTGCGCGACTCGCACGACGCGTCGGACGTGGTGCAGGAGGCCTTCATCTCCGCGTACCGCAACGCGTCCCGCTGGCGCGGCGAGGCCACCGTCACCACCTGGCTGCACCGCATCGTCCACCACGCGAGCCTCGACCGGCTGCGACGCCGGCGCAGCCGCCCCGCCGAGCCCCTCACCGACGCGCTCGACCTGCCGCTGCACCGCGACCCGATCCTCGACCGGGAGCGGGTGCTCGCCGTCGAGGAGGCCCTCGGACGACTGCCGCTGCCGCAGCGGGCCGCCGTCGTGCTCCTGGACATGGAGGGCATGACGGTGGCCGAGGCGGCCGCGGTGCTGGAGATCAAGGAGGGCACGGTGAAGAGCCGCGCCGCGCGGGGCCGCTACCGCCTCGCGCAGCTGCTCGGCCACCTGCGCCCGGAGCACGACACCGCCGCGCACTGGTCCGACGGGCGACCGACGGCGAGGATCGCCGGGAACGATCCGACCCCCGGCGACGTCCAAGCCCCGGGAGGCCGGACGCGCAGCCCGTCAGGAGGAGACCGATGA
- the trxB gene encoding thioredoxin-disulfide reductase has translation MSEQTIHDVIIVGSGPAGYTAATYAARAQLDVVVFEGSQFGGALMTTTEVENYPGFVEGIMGPELMDQMRRQAERFGADLRPADVDGLDLSGEVKTVSVGKERHSARAVILAMGSAPRYVDVPGEERLLGHGVSACATCDGFFFRDHDIVVVGGGDSAMEEATFLTRFARSVTIVHRREEFRASGIMLERARANEKIRFRTNAVVTEVLGENSVTGVRVRDVVTGEEDTLEASGMFVAIGHDPRSQLVAGQIDLDDEGYVQVAHPSTYTNLSGVFACGDLTDKTYQQAITAAGSGCTASIDAERWLAENPATSVPDTSPKPGAGTELTPELDAVPAS, from the coding sequence GTGAGTGAGCAGACCATCCACGACGTCATCATCGTGGGTTCGGGACCGGCCGGGTACACCGCGGCGACGTATGCGGCCCGCGCCCAGCTCGACGTCGTGGTCTTCGAGGGCAGCCAGTTCGGCGGAGCCCTGATGACCACCACCGAGGTCGAGAACTATCCCGGCTTCGTCGAGGGCATCATGGGCCCGGAGCTGATGGACCAGATGCGGCGGCAGGCCGAGCGCTTCGGCGCGGACCTGCGGCCCGCGGACGTCGACGGGCTCGACCTGTCCGGCGAGGTCAAGACGGTGAGCGTCGGCAAGGAGCGGCACTCCGCCCGCGCCGTCATCCTCGCGATGGGCTCCGCGCCCCGCTACGTCGACGTGCCCGGTGAGGAGCGCCTCCTGGGCCACGGCGTCAGCGCCTGTGCGACCTGTGACGGGTTCTTCTTCCGCGACCACGACATCGTGGTGGTCGGCGGCGGTGACTCCGCGATGGAGGAGGCGACCTTCCTCACCCGGTTCGCCCGTTCGGTGACGATCGTGCACCGCCGCGAGGAGTTCCGGGCCTCCGGGATCATGCTGGAGCGGGCCCGCGCCAACGAGAAGATCCGCTTCCGGACGAACGCCGTGGTCACCGAGGTGCTCGGCGAGAACTCCGTGACGGGGGTCCGGGTGCGCGACGTCGTCACCGGCGAGGAGGACACCCTGGAGGCGAGCGGCATGTTCGTGGCGATCGGCCACGACCCGCGCTCGCAGCTGGTCGCGGGTCAGATCGACCTCGACGACGAGGGGTACGTGCAGGTCGCGCACCCCAGCACCTACACCAACCTGTCGGGGGTGTTCGCCTGCGGCGACCTCACCGACAAGACCTACCAGCAGGCCATCACCGCGGCCGGTAGCGGCTGCACGGCCTCGATCGACGCCGAGCGCTGGCTGGCCGAGAACCCGGCGACGTCCGTCCCGGACACCTCGCCGAAGCCCGGCGCCGGCACCGAGCTCACCCCCGAGCTCGACGCCGTCCCGGCGTCCTGA
- the trxA gene encoding thioredoxin, translated as MGSPINVTDATFSDEVLNSDKPVVVDFWATWCGPCKMVAPVLEEIAQEHGDKITVAKLDIDQNQATARDYQVMSIPTMIVFQGGKPVKQIVGAKPKAALLNDLSDVLA; from the coding sequence ATGGGCAGCCCGATCAACGTCACCGACGCCACGTTCTCCGACGAGGTGCTGAACAGCGACAAGCCGGTCGTCGTCGACTTCTGGGCGACCTGGTGCGGCCCGTGCAAGATGGTCGCCCCGGTGCTCGAGGAGATCGCCCAGGAGCACGGGGACAAGATCACCGTCGCCAAGCTGGACATCGACCAGAACCAGGCGACCGCGCGTGACTACCAGGTCATGTCGATCCCGACCATGATCGTGTTCCAGGGCGGCAAGCCGGTGAAGCAGATCGTGGGCGCGAAGCCGAAGGCCGCGCTGCTCAACGACCTCTCCGACGTGCTGGCCTGA
- a CDS encoding N-acetylmuramoyl-L-alanine amidase translates to MQLLSRGDTGPAVAEVRAALEGLGLLEPADAAHSVFDAALFDSALEDAVRAFQQNRALITDGVVGPATYRALRDARWSLGDRMLCLQMGNMMTGDDVFALQERLLELGYDSGRADGAFGRQTEQALRSFQRDYGMAPDGICGPRTLRHLGYLGRKVTGGRPGLLREQERLHRAGPRLSGKRIVIDPGHGGAHPGGVVGEVTEAGLVSDIARRLEGRMSAAGMEALLSHGPQDCPSDAERAAFANSAGADVVLSLHVDANPSTAANGLAAFHFGTGTGATSTVGEALAGYIHRELLARTRMTDCGVHPRPWELLRLTRMPAVRVEIGYLTNAADRAALLDPAFRDVVAEGILVAVKRLYLLGQNDKPTGTFTFSDILQREEGSPIGA, encoded by the coding sequence ATGCAGCTGCTCAGCCGCGGCGACACCGGTCCGGCGGTCGCCGAGGTCCGCGCAGCGCTCGAGGGCCTGGGCCTGCTCGAGCCCGCCGATGCCGCGCACTCCGTCTTCGACGCCGCGCTGTTCGACTCCGCGCTCGAGGACGCCGTGCGGGCCTTCCAGCAGAACCGCGCCCTGATCACCGACGGTGTCGTCGGGCCGGCCACGTACCGCGCCCTGCGCGACGCCCGTTGGTCGCTGGGCGACCGCATGCTCTGCCTGCAGATGGGCAACATGATGACCGGGGACGACGTGTTCGCCCTCCAGGAGCGCCTGCTGGAGCTGGGATACGACTCCGGGCGCGCCGACGGGGCGTTCGGCCGGCAGACCGAGCAGGCGCTGCGTAGCTTCCAGCGCGACTACGGGATGGCGCCCGACGGCATCTGCGGACCCCGCACGCTGCGTCACCTCGGCTACCTGGGCCGCAAGGTCACCGGGGGCCGCCCGGGCCTGCTGCGGGAGCAGGAGCGCCTGCACCGCGCCGGTCCGCGCCTCTCCGGCAAGCGCATCGTGATCGATCCGGGTCACGGCGGCGCCCACCCCGGCGGGGTCGTCGGAGAGGTCACCGAGGCCGGACTGGTGTCCGACATCGCCCGGCGGCTCGAGGGCCGGATGTCCGCGGCCGGCATGGAGGCGCTGCTCTCCCACGGCCCGCAGGACTGCCCGAGCGACGCCGAGCGCGCGGCCTTCGCGAACTCCGCCGGCGCGGACGTCGTGCTCTCGCTGCACGTCGACGCGAACCCGAGCACCGCCGCGAACGGGCTCGCCGCCTTCCACTTCGGCACCGGCACCGGTGCCACCTCCACGGTCGGTGAGGCCCTCGCGGGCTACATCCACCGCGAGCTGCTCGCCCGCACCCGGATGACCGACTGCGGGGTCCACCCGCGGCCGTGGGAGCTGCTGCGGCTGACCCGCATGCCCGCCGTCCGGGTCGAGATCGGGTACCTCACCAACGCCGCCGACCGCGCGGCGCTGCTCGACCCGGCGTTCCGCGACGTCGTCGCCGAGGGGATCCTGGTCGCGGTCAAGCGGCTCTACCTGCTGGGGCAGAACGACAAGCCCACCGGCACGTTCACGTTCTCGGACATCCTCCAGCGCGAGGAAGGCAGCCCGATCGGCGCCTAG
- a CDS encoding GNAT family N-acetyltransferase codes for MSRECVGITLDNIEELPKGCRRCVYWELPPHLGSQAEEFGTLELEKEAWVSGVLLEWGSCGRIAHVDGVPAGYALYAPPAAVPRAAAFPTAPVGPDAVLLCGLHVVPDFAEVGIGRLLVQDVVRDLSRRGVKAVEAFGDASARPRGEAHGRTAEDGPTCVLPAAFLRAVGFKTVAPHHRWPRLRLELRTGFSWKEDVEAAIAQLLGSVTVTTAPAAPVGAPAPR; via the coding sequence GTGTCGCGAGAGTGCGTGGGGATCACCCTCGACAACATCGAGGAGCTGCCCAAGGGCTGCCGTCGATGCGTCTACTGGGAGCTCCCGCCGCACCTGGGCAGCCAGGCCGAGGAGTTCGGCACCCTGGAGCTCGAGAAGGAGGCCTGGGTCTCCGGCGTCCTGCTCGAGTGGGGCTCCTGCGGCCGGATCGCCCACGTCGACGGCGTCCCCGCCGGCTACGCCCTCTACGCCCCGCCGGCCGCCGTGCCCCGCGCCGCGGCGTTCCCCACGGCCCCGGTGGGCCCGGACGCCGTCCTGCTCTGCGGCCTGCACGTGGTGCCCGACTTCGCCGAGGTGGGCATCGGACGTCTGCTGGTGCAGGACGTCGTGCGGGACCTCTCCCGCCGCGGGGTGAAGGCCGTGGAGGCCTTCGGTGACGCGTCCGCCCGACCGCGCGGCGAGGCCCACGGCCGCACCGCGGAGGACGGCCCCACCTGCGTGCTGCCCGCCGCGTTCCTGCGCGCCGTCGGCTTCAAGACCGTCGCGCCGCACCACCGCTGGCCGCGCCTGCGCCTCGAGCTGCGCACCGGGTTCTCCTGGAAGGAGGACGTCGAGGCGGCGATCGCCCAGCTCCTCGGCTCGGTGACCGTGACGACGGCGCCCGCCGCCCCGGTGGGCGCACCGGCGCCGCGGTAG
- a CDS encoding PLP-dependent aminotransferase family protein, with protein sequence MTPSSPAPRPDALHGAGAAAAGAAAGTTGDPHLDRYAARTTGMTASEIRALFAVASRPEVVSLAGGMPNLAALPLDSLAVEVGDLVATEGQGALQYGSAQGVPVLREQIGEVMAFEAGSLAATGGFAPDDVVVTVGSQSALDMLTRLFVDPGDVVLAESPSYVGALGSFAAYQAEVRHVAMDDDGLVPAALEEALERLAREGRRAKFLYTVPNFHNPVGVSLAPGRRAQVVELCRRYGVLIVEDNPYGLLGFDGQTYESLRSLDPENVVYLGSFSKIFASGLRVGWALAPHGIRDKLVLAAESATLCPPAFTQLVVSRYLATHDWRSLVKSFREMYRERCEAMLGALETHLPEGCSWTRPRGGFFVWATVPEGVDTRAMLPRAISARVAYASGTGFHADGSGARHMRLSFCYPPPERIVEGVRRLAGVLDGELEVLRTFGLSGSGATGARPSSGTPGPQAPSVDTA encoded by the coding sequence ATGACGCCGTCGTCCCCCGCCCCCCGACCCGACGCCCTCCACGGGGCCGGCGCGGCGGCGGCGGGCGCGGCGGCAGGCACCACCGGCGACCCCCACCTCGACCGCTACGCCGCCCGCACCACGGGGATGACGGCCTCGGAGATCCGGGCGCTGTTCGCCGTGGCCAGCCGCCCCGAGGTGGTCTCGCTGGCCGGCGGGATGCCGAACCTGGCGGCGCTGCCGCTGGACTCGCTCGCCGTCGAGGTCGGTGACCTGGTCGCGACCGAGGGCCAGGGCGCGCTGCAGTACGGCTCCGCGCAGGGCGTCCCGGTCCTGCGCGAGCAGATCGGTGAGGTGATGGCCTTCGAGGCCGGCTCGCTCGCCGCGACCGGCGGGTTCGCGCCGGACGACGTGGTCGTCACGGTCGGCTCGCAGTCCGCGCTCGACATGCTGACGCGCCTGTTCGTCGATCCCGGTGACGTCGTCCTCGCCGAGTCGCCCTCCTACGTGGGCGCGCTCGGCTCGTTCGCCGCCTACCAGGCCGAGGTCCGCCACGTCGCGATGGACGACGACGGGCTCGTGCCGGCCGCGCTGGAGGAGGCCCTGGAGCGCCTCGCCCGCGAGGGGCGGCGCGCGAAGTTCCTCTACACCGTCCCGAACTTCCACAACCCGGTCGGCGTCTCGCTCGCCCCCGGACGGCGCGCGCAGGTCGTCGAACTGTGCCGCCGGTACGGCGTGCTCATCGTGGAGGACAACCCCTACGGCCTGCTGGGCTTCGACGGGCAGACCTACGAGTCGCTCCGGTCGCTCGACCCGGAGAACGTCGTCTACCTCGGGTCGTTCTCGAAGATCTTCGCCTCCGGCCTGCGGGTCGGGTGGGCGCTCGCTCCCCACGGCATCCGCGACAAGCTCGTCCTCGCCGCCGAGTCGGCCACGCTGTGCCCGCCCGCCTTCACCCAGCTCGTCGTCTCGCGCTACCTCGCGACGCACGACTGGCGGAGCCTCGTGAAGTCGTTCCGCGAGATGTACCGCGAGCGGTGCGAGGCGATGCTGGGGGCGCTCGAGACGCACCTGCCGGAGGGCTGTTCCTGGACGCGGCCGCGGGGCGGGTTCTTCGTGTGGGCGACGGTGCCCGAGGGGGTGGACACCCGGGCGATGCTCCCGCGGGCCATCTCGGCCCGCGTCGCCTACGCGTCCGGCACCGGCTTCCACGCCGACGGGTCCGGGGCACGCCACATGCGGCTCTCGTTCTGCTACCCGCCGCCCGAGCGGATCGTCGAGGGCGTGCGACGCCTCGCGGGCGTGCTCGACGGGGAGCTCGAGGTGCTCCGCACCTTCGGTCTGTCCGGGTCGGGCGCGACCGGCGCCCGCCCGTCGTCGGGAACGCCGGGGCCGCAGGCGCCCTCGGTCGACACCGCCTGA